In Natronincola ferrireducens, a genomic segment contains:
- a CDS encoding S41 family peptidase, with amino-acid sequence MISKRKAFLGAVVLVILTTLLNITVGNFIAIPLGQKMLIPKATYEYYQGLGDEYHKLFTLKDFLAKNYYQELDEEKLVEAAIKGMFQGVEDPYTTYMTEKEFTELMTRNQGSYGGIGVIITSGDDGLVMVVSPIEDTPGEKAGIATGDKIISVDGKSVSGERLDYAAELMKGEPGTEVTLTIWREGRAQPFDVTIRREEIRLHTVRSEMLENNIGYVRISMFDEQTAKDFKTHINELQKQNAAALIIDLRNNPGGLLSQCLEIADMILGEQVIVYTEDRHGTREVEKSDKKQIDLPLVVLVNKGSASASEILAGAVKDGNRGSIVGTTTFGKGLVQQVKPLKDGTGFKYTISQYFTPNGINIHGKGVEPHIEVELPEELRNEVTVERHQDTQLQKAIDTIKEKMITDRN; translated from the coding sequence ATGATTAGTAAAAGAAAAGCTTTTTTAGGTGCTGTTGTTTTGGTTATTTTAACTACCCTACTAAATATAACTGTTGGGAACTTCATTGCAATACCTTTAGGACAAAAAATGTTAATTCCAAAAGCAACCTATGAATATTATCAAGGATTAGGGGATGAATACCATAAATTATTTACATTAAAGGATTTTTTGGCAAAGAACTATTATCAAGAACTAGATGAAGAAAAACTGGTGGAAGCTGCTATTAAGGGAATGTTTCAAGGTGTAGAAGATCCCTATACTACGTATATGACGGAGAAGGAATTTACTGAATTGATGACCAGAAATCAAGGAAGTTATGGTGGTATTGGAGTTATTATAACATCTGGAGATGATGGGTTGGTGATGGTGGTTTCTCCTATAGAGGATACTCCAGGAGAAAAGGCTGGTATTGCCACGGGGGACAAAATTATTTCCGTAGATGGAAAATCTGTATCCGGTGAACGATTAGATTATGCTGCTGAATTGATGAAGGGAGAGCCTGGGACAGAGGTGACCTTAACCATATGGCGGGAAGGTAGGGCACAACCCTTTGATGTAACCATTCGAAGGGAAGAAATTCGATTGCACACAGTAAGATCAGAGATGCTAGAGAACAATATCGGTTATGTGAGGATATCTATGTTTGATGAACAAACAGCTAAAGATTTTAAAACCCATATAAACGAATTACAAAAACAAAATGCAGCAGCATTAATCATTGACTTAAGAAATAATCCAGGTGGGCTATTAAGCCAGTGTTTAGAAATTGCTGACATGATATTAGGGGAGCAAGTGATTGTCTACACAGAGGATAGACATGGTACAAGGGAAGTAGAAAAATCTGATAAAAAACAAATAGATTTACCTTTAGTAGTTTTAGTAAATAAAGGTAGTGCCAGTGCATCGGAAATCTTGGCAGGTGCTGTAAAAGATGGTAACAGAGGTAGCATTGTAGGTACAACTACCTTTGGAAAAGGGTTAGTGCAACAGGTAAAGCCATTAAAGGATGGAACTGGATTTAAGTATACTATTTCTCAATATTTTACCCCTAATGGTATCAATATCCATGGTAAGGGAGTTGAACCCCATATTGAAGTAGAACTACCAGAGGAATTAAGAAATGAAGTAACTGTTGAAAGACATCAAGATACGCAGCTTCAGAAAGCTATTGACACCATAAAGGAAAAAATGATAACAGATAGAAACTAA
- a CDS encoding heavy metal translocating P-type ATPase — MPQSNNIKKMSLKIQGMSCSSCAANIEKKLNKTEGILHVSINFATEKAQIEFDKEKIPVEKIVDIVNTLGYVASAEIEDKKEKVTLKVQGMTCSACSNRVEKALNRMEGILSANVNLAVEKATIEYTPTKIRLTDIQRKISSLGYELILQEEENKDEIDEDEIKVMKAKKTMITSLIFTGAIMGLMIIHMFIKRIPGYLPIVAVLGLPIIFGTGLHVHKASFKALKNKSPNMDVLVSLGSLPPYVIGLMGFFFPIQTFIEMATTIMSFHLIGKYLEIRAKGRASQAIKKLIQMGAKTAKIIIDGEEIEVPVKDLQVGDVMVIRPGEKIPTDGIVVDGSSLVDESMATGESMPVKREKGQEVIGATLNKQGLLKVEVTKVGKDTFLSQVIKMVEECQGSKVPIQEFADTVTGYFVPIIILLTIGTFVSFNLFPDFHRSIMEWGGQFLPWVNSDLTPLTLAFVTATAVLVIACPCPLGLGTPTALMVGSGIGAEKGILIRNGEAVQTFKDVKAIAFDKTGTITKGKPEVTDMITANGVDEKEILYYAGSIEKGSEHPLAHAIIERAKNQSISLGEVKDFNGIVGMGVVGVIDGEKILIGNRKLMVENNVSYETYEDQLVGLEEEAKTAMMVAKGNKLLGIIAVADPLKEDSIEAIKELENMGIKTAMITGDNKRTAAAIGKRVGISHVIAEVLPDGKVDEVVKLQGQYDIVAMVGDGINDAPALKQSNVGIAIGTGTDIAIEAADVTLVRGELSGIVSAIKLSKATFRKIKENYFWAWFYNALAIPVAMLGLLHPMIGAAAMSISSLNVVYNSLRLKKVNIEPSYKVKR; from the coding sequence ATGCCACAGTCCAATAATATAAAAAAAATGAGTTTGAAAATTCAAGGCATGTCCTGTAGCAGCTGTGCTGCAAACATAGAGAAAAAATTAAATAAAACAGAAGGTATTCTTCATGTATCTATTAACTTTGCAACAGAAAAGGCACAAATCGAATTTGATAAAGAAAAAATTCCTGTAGAAAAAATAGTCGATATTGTTAATACATTAGGTTATGTAGCATCGGCAGAAATAGAAGACAAAAAAGAAAAAGTTACTCTAAAGGTTCAAGGTATGACCTGCAGTGCTTGTTCAAATCGTGTAGAAAAAGCTTTAAATAGAATGGAAGGAATTCTATCGGCAAATGTAAACCTTGCAGTAGAAAAGGCAACCATCGAGTATACTCCTACAAAAATCCGCTTAACGGATATCCAAAGAAAAATTTCATCTTTAGGTTATGAATTGATTTTGCAGGAGGAAGAAAATAAAGATGAAATTGATGAAGATGAAATTAAGGTAATGAAGGCTAAAAAAACTATGATAACCTCCCTTATCTTTACTGGGGCCATTATGGGACTAATGATTATTCATATGTTTATTAAAAGGATTCCTGGATATTTACCTATCGTAGCTGTATTAGGGTTACCAATTATATTTGGCACAGGATTACATGTCCATAAAGCAAGCTTCAAAGCATTAAAAAACAAAAGCCCCAACATGGATGTTCTGGTAAGCTTAGGATCATTGCCCCCCTATGTAATTGGATTAATGGGCTTCTTCTTTCCAATACAAACCTTTATAGAAATGGCAACAACCATCATGAGTTTTCACCTGATTGGTAAATATTTAGAGATTCGAGCTAAGGGCAGGGCTTCTCAGGCTATTAAGAAGCTGATTCAAATGGGTGCAAAAACTGCAAAAATTATTATTGATGGTGAAGAAATAGAAGTTCCAGTGAAGGATTTACAGGTAGGAGATGTTATGGTGATTCGTCCCGGTGAAAAAATCCCTACAGATGGAATTGTTGTAGATGGTAGTAGTTTAGTAGATGAGTCTATGGCTACTGGGGAATCTATGCCGGTAAAACGGGAAAAAGGTCAGGAAGTGATCGGTGCCACTTTAAATAAGCAAGGTTTATTAAAGGTAGAGGTAACTAAAGTAGGCAAGGATACTTTTTTATCCCAGGTAATTAAAATGGTGGAAGAATGTCAAGGATCAAAAGTGCCAATACAGGAATTTGCTGATACAGTAACTGGATATTTCGTACCAATTATTATTTTACTAACTATAGGAACCTTTGTTTCCTTTAATCTATTCCCAGATTTCCATAGAAGTATTATGGAGTGGGGAGGGCAATTCTTACCCTGGGTAAATTCTGACTTAACCCCCCTTACCCTAGCATTTGTTACAGCAACAGCTGTTTTAGTTATCGCTTGTCCCTGCCCTTTAGGGTTAGGAACACCTACAGCTTTAATGGTAGGTAGTGGTATAGGTGCCGAGAAGGGGATTTTGATTAGAAATGGAGAAGCAGTACAAACATTTAAAGATGTAAAAGCTATTGCTTTTGATAAAACCGGAACCATTACAAAGGGAAAACCAGAAGTAACAGATATGATAACAGCAAATGGTGTTGATGAGAAGGAAATTCTGTACTATGCTGGTAGCATAGAGAAAGGTTCAGAACACCCTCTAGCCCATGCAATTATAGAGAGAGCAAAAAATCAATCCATCTCTTTAGGTGAAGTGAAGGATTTTAATGGAATTGTAGGTATGGGTGTAGTAGGGGTCATTGATGGAGAAAAGATACTGATAGGAAATAGAAAGTTAATGGTAGAGAACAATGTTTCTTATGAAACATATGAAGATCAGCTAGTAGGGTTAGAAGAAGAAGCTAAGACCGCCATGATGGTGGCAAAGGGAAATAAGTTGCTAGGTATTATAGCAGTGGCGGACCCATTGAAGGAAGATTCTATTGAAGCTATTAAAGAACTAGAGAATATGGGTATTAAAACCGCTATGATAACGGGAGATAATAAAAGAACTGCCGCAGCTATTGGAAAAAGGGTAGGAATCAGCCATGTTATTGCAGAAGTATTACCTGATGGTAAAGTCGATGAGGTGGTAAAACTTCAAGGGCAATATGACATCGTAGCAATGGTAGGAGATGGTATCAATGATGCTCCAGCCTTAAAACAATCCAATGTGGGGATTGCCATCGGTACAGGAACTGATATTGCTATTGAAGCTGCTGATGTAACCTTGGTAAGAGGTGAATTAAGTGGTATTGTATCTGCTATAAAGTTGTCTAAAGCTACCTTCAGGAAGATTAAAGAAAATTACTTCTGGGCATGGTTTTACAACGCTTTAGCTATACCAGTAGCTATGTTGGGATTATTACATCCTATGATTGGTGCAGCAGCTATGTCTATTAGTTCCTTAAATGTTGTCTATAACTCATTAAGATTGAAAAAGGTTAACATTGAACCAAGCTATAAGGTAAAAAGATAA
- a CDS encoding YibE/F family protein: protein MRKLTFLILIMIIIMGIGSNTVSAMDEYVDTEPVIERAIILEVETLDDAALENDFFIESMLVTLEVLSGEYKGEQFQVVHSLTGSFGYDIIVEPGDKVLITVEDFGDGLVEVYISEYLRDTYIYIIAILFIVLLVLLGGIKGLKTILTLTLTLVLILKVLLPGLLAGYSPILLTIGISIAITVITILTVGGVNTKSYAAIIGVLGGVFVSGIIAYIVGTKVSLTGMSSQEAMMLMYIPQGVNFDFRGLLFAGIIMGALGAVMDVGMSIASAMEEIKKANPNIETKPLIMAGMNVGKDIMGTMSNTLILAYTGSTIPLLLLFTAYQDSLTKIINLDIIATEIIRAFAGSIGLILCIPLTAIVAGVLTEKFHKDKDKEKTV, encoded by the coding sequence ATGAGAAAACTGACATTTCTTATACTGATAATGATAATAATTATGGGTATAGGTAGCAATACAGTATCCGCTATGGATGAGTATGTAGATACAGAACCGGTTATTGAACGGGCTATAATACTAGAGGTAGAGACCTTAGATGATGCTGCATTAGAAAATGATTTTTTTATAGAAAGTATGCTGGTGACTTTAGAAGTACTTTCTGGAGAGTATAAGGGGGAACAATTTCAAGTAGTTCATAGTCTTACTGGGAGTTTTGGATATGATATTATTGTGGAGCCTGGGGATAAGGTTTTGATAACAGTTGAAGATTTTGGTGATGGGCTTGTAGAGGTTTATATATCTGAATATTTAAGGGATACTTATATATATATTATAGCTATTTTATTTATAGTTTTATTGGTTTTATTAGGAGGAATTAAAGGTTTAAAGACGATTCTAACCTTAACCTTAACCCTTGTGTTGATTCTAAAAGTATTACTTCCAGGATTGTTAGCAGGATATAGTCCTATATTACTGACCATCGGAATATCTATTGCCATAACGGTTATTACCATCTTGACAGTAGGAGGTGTCAATACAAAAAGCTATGCTGCTATCATCGGAGTATTGGGAGGAGTATTTGTATCAGGAATTATAGCATATATAGTTGGAACCAAGGTAAGTCTTACGGGGATGTCTTCTCAAGAAGCCATGATGCTGATGTATATTCCTCAAGGAGTGAATTTTGATTTTAGAGGATTATTGTTTGCAGGAATCATCATGGGAGCATTAGGAGCTGTGATGGATGTAGGTATGTCTATTGCCTCTGCTATGGAGGAAATTAAAAAAGCTAATCCTAATATAGAAACAAAGCCATTGATTATGGCAGGAATGAATGTTGGTAAGGACATTATGGGAACTATGTCTAACACGCTAATTCTAGCCTATACTGGGAGTACTATACCATTATTACTTTTATTTACAGCATATCAGGATTCCTTGACAAAAATTATTAATCTAGATATTATTGCAACAGAAATTATTAGAGCCTTTGCTGGAAGCATTGGATTAATTTTATGTATTCCCTTAACCGCCATAGTAGCTGGAGTATTAACCGAGAAATTCCATAAGGATAAAGATAAAGAAAAAACAGTGTAG
- the ftsX gene encoding permease-like cell division protein FtsX, translating into MKIRTVSYMLKQGFIGIWRNRGMSVASISSVAASLAVLGVIITIVLNINNLSHIAQMQFDTVQVYLEEDLSVEKISSLGQQIADIEGVHFVDYESKEEALSKMKEQWGEQGYLLEVLENNTLPNSYIIHLDTIEIADAVVGTIREFEGIEEIKYHKDIVDNMLRIATFVRNIGLILILILILVAMFIISNTIKLTLNARKQEINIMKYVGATNWFIRWPFLLEGMVLGLIGALLALGIVYYGYQYTFELITSRFYVMASSYIVPVDIMMGKTLPIFTVLGAGVGALGSIISLRKHLQV; encoded by the coding sequence ATGAAGATTAGAACCGTCAGTTATATGCTGAAACAAGGATTTATTGGAATATGGCGGAACAGAGGCATGAGCGTCGCTTCTATTAGTTCAGTAGCAGCCTCCTTAGCTGTACTAGGTGTTATTATTACAATTGTTTTAAATATTAATAATTTATCCCATATAGCTCAAATGCAATTTGATACAGTACAGGTTTACTTAGAGGAAGACTTATCGGTGGAAAAAATATCTTCATTAGGACAACAAATAGCAGATATAGAGGGTGTACATTTTGTTGACTATGAATCTAAGGAAGAAGCATTAAGTAAAATGAAGGAACAGTGGGGAGAACAAGGTTATTTACTTGAGGTTCTAGAAAATAACACACTGCCGAATTCCTACATTATTCATTTAGATACCATTGAAATAGCCGATGCTGTAGTGGGTACAATAAGAGAATTTGAAGGCATTGAGGAAATTAAGTATCACAAGGATATAGTAGACAATATGTTAAGAATTGCTACCTTTGTTAGAAATATTGGGTTGATTTTAATTTTAATTTTAATTTTAGTAGCTATGTTTATTATTTCAAATACGATTAAACTAACATTAAATGCTAGAAAACAAGAAATCAATATTATGAAATACGTAGGAGCTACTAATTGGTTTATTCGATGGCCCTTCCTCCTAGAAGGGATGGTACTAGGGTTAATCGGAGCCCTACTGGCCTTAGGTATAGTATACTATGGATATCAATATACCTTTGAATTAATTACATCAAGATTTTATGTCATGGCTAGCTCTTATATAGTGCCGGTAGATATAATGATGGGGAAAACCCTTCCTATCTTTACCGTATTAGGGGCTGGTGTGGGAGCGTTAGGTAGTATTATCTCTTTAAGAAAACATCTACAAGTGTAA
- a CDS encoding 5-formyltetrahydrofolate cyclo-ligase, which yields MKKHLRNQLLEKRDSLTESQILEKSSEVFRQLKDCPIYIKSQQVMLYLSFRSEVRTEDIIKDLFQQGKRVFIPLTLPKTRELIISELLDVEKDLEIGNFGVLEPKKEAIRPVDPSILDLIIVPGVGFDQRGYRVGYGGGYYDRFLPKLDPSVPTVAPAFEVQLIDNVPTDSYDFPVQYIVTEDQFIDCKMYR from the coding sequence TTGAAAAAACATTTAAGAAATCAATTATTAGAAAAAAGAGATTCTCTAACAGAATCCCAAATATTAGAGAAAAGCTCTGAAGTTTTTCGACAACTAAAGGATTGTCCTATTTATATAAAGTCTCAACAGGTGATGTTGTATCTTTCTTTCCGTAGTGAAGTAAGGACAGAGGATATAATAAAGGATTTATTTCAACAGGGGAAGAGGGTTTTTATCCCCCTAACCCTACCTAAAACAAGGGAACTCATCATATCGGAGCTGCTAGATGTAGAAAAAGATTTAGAAATAGGGAATTTTGGTGTCTTAGAGCCAAAAAAAGAAGCAATTCGCCCAGTAGATCCTTCAATTTTGGATTTAATTATTGTGCCGGGGGTAGGTTTTGATCAAAGGGGTTATCGTGTAGGCTATGGTGGAGGATACTATGATCGCTTTTTGCCTAAGCTTGACCCATCTGTCCCTACAGTTGCTCCAGCCTTTGAAGTACAGCTTATAGATAATGTTCCCACCGATTCCTATGACTTTCCTGTACAATATATTGTTACAGAAGACCAATTTATCGATTGTAAAATGTATAGATAA
- a CDS encoding response regulator transcription factor has product MIQGKEQPIILIIDDEKEIASLLETVLKREGFESVHTASTAKQGLEAFKKLMPDLVLLDIMLPDGDGYELFKDFQKIKSVPILYISAKNEEVDRLLGFALGAEDYITKPFSPKEVAYRVKARLKYLSSTYIEEKEIQKKEMFCFGDICIDPDAGVIRKKDKVLDFTAKEYKILLYFTENPNRILSKEMICQEIWGEDFFGFDNTISVHIRKIRLKIEDDPSKPQWIQTVIGLGYKFVINRRAYET; this is encoded by the coding sequence ATGATTCAAGGTAAAGAACAACCAATTATACTGATTATTGACGATGAAAAAGAAATCGCCAGTCTTTTAGAAACTGTTTTAAAACGAGAGGGATTTGAAAGTGTTCATACTGCTTCTACAGCAAAACAGGGACTTGAAGCATTTAAAAAACTGATGCCAGATCTCGTACTCCTAGACATTATGCTTCCTGATGGGGACGGTTATGAACTATTTAAAGACTTTCAAAAAATAAAATCTGTGCCAATTTTATATATTTCTGCAAAAAATGAAGAAGTGGATCGACTTTTAGGTTTTGCATTGGGTGCTGAAGATTATATTACAAAGCCTTTTAGTCCTAAAGAAGTGGCTTACCGAGTAAAAGCAAGACTCAAGTATCTAAGCTCTACTTATATAGAAGAAAAAGAAATTCAAAAAAAAGAAATGTTCTGTTTTGGAGATATTTGTATAGATCCTGATGCTGGTGTGATTCGTAAAAAAGATAAAGTTCTTGACTTTACAGCAAAAGAATATAAAATATTGCTTTATTTTACTGAAAATCCAAATCGAATTCTCAGTAAAGAAATGATTTGTCAAGAAATATGGGGTGAAGATTTTTTTGGCTTTGATAACACCATCTCTGTACATATCAGAAAAATTCGCCTTAAAATAGAAGATGATCCTTCCAAGCCCCAGTGGATTCAAACAGTTATTGGCCTTGGCTACAAATTTGTAATAAACAGGAGGGCTTATGAAACATAA
- the ftsE gene encoding cell division ATP-binding protein FtsE: protein MIQFKNVNKTYNKGIQALTNFNLNIEKGEFVFLVGPSGAGKSTFIKLLLKEEEPTEGSILVENQDITKLSKRKIPYLRRNLSVIFQDFRLLPNKTVYENIAFAMEVIEASSKEIRRQVPMILGMVGLSDKAKQYPHQLSGGERQRVSIARAIVNNPSILIADEPTGNLDPETAWEIMKVLKQINRRGTTVVMVTHAKDIVDTMQQRVVALEKGRIVRDEHRGAYDYED, encoded by the coding sequence TTGATACAATTTAAAAATGTAAACAAGACATATAATAAAGGAATTCAAGCATTAACTAATTTCAATTTAAACATTGAAAAAGGAGAATTTGTGTTTTTAGTAGGTCCCAGTGGTGCTGGGAAGTCTACCTTTATTAAGCTATTATTAAAGGAGGAGGAGCCTACTGAAGGCAGTATATTAGTAGAAAATCAAGACATAACGAAACTATCCAAAAGAAAAATCCCCTATTTAAGAAGAAATCTTAGTGTTATTTTTCAAGACTTTAGGTTATTGCCTAATAAAACCGTCTATGAAAATATCGCATTTGCTATGGAAGTTATAGAAGCATCTTCTAAGGAAATACGTCGACAGGTTCCTATGATTTTAGGTATGGTGGGATTGAGCGACAAGGCAAAACAATACCCCCATCAGCTTTCTGGTGGAGAAAGGCAGAGGGTGTCTATAGCAAGGGCCATCGTAAACAATCCATCTATCTTAATTGCTGATGAACCTACTGGAAACCTAGACCCAGAAACTGCTTGGGAAATTATGAAGGTATTAAAACAAATTAATAGAAGAGGTACTACTGTTGTGATGGTTACCCATGCTAAAGACATTGTTGATACTATGCAGCAACGGGTTGTTGCATTAGAAAAAGGCAGAATCGTAAGAGACGAGCATAGGGGGGCATACGATTATGAAGATTAG
- a CDS encoding sensor histidine kinase — protein MKHKIMIHYAVSFFVAALFLVIVNVMYMQNSVYQNEQLYHFDADPYLNQIIKGINLNASSELEMTLDLSEYLRNHGIGIQIIDEQFKEVFQANNHSRDIQRFYTPEELINLYESHSTTAFIRGQRIENKDYTILMFMDPSHVRRRLYTYDVALVGATYNPIWLIGMNGILLLLISYMYTNRISQPINRMNECIIRLSKGHYDVESPGKGIYKNVEVAINTLAKQLQISQQERALADVAREEWISNLSHDIKTPLTSMMGYGELLGDPEYPLSSEERNKYKEIILEKGAYIENLLEDLNMATRLKHQQLPLNMEPVELISEIKVILIDVLNTGFNEENVSFTHTEDHIKLSVDRRLFKRALVNLIHNAFVHNERPVSVKVHVEVEDTSWVAILIEDDGIGVKTEELPRIFTRYYRGTHTNTKKEGSGLGLAIAKDIIEAHKGNITVEKSSLGGLKIILKLKVS, from the coding sequence ATGAAACATAAAATAATGATTCATTATGCAGTTTCCTTCTTTGTTGCAGCTTTATTTTTAGTCATTGTTAATGTTATGTATATGCAGAACTCAGTCTATCAAAATGAACAGTTATATCATTTTGATGCAGACCCCTATTTAAATCAAATAATTAAAGGCATTAATTTAAATGCATCTTCTGAACTCGAAATGACCCTTGATTTAAGTGAATATTTAAGAAACCATGGGATTGGTATTCAGATTATAGATGAACAATTTAAAGAAGTATTTCAAGCAAATAACCATTCAAGAGACATTCAAAGGTTTTATACACCTGAAGAGCTGATAAATCTTTATGAAAGTCATTCTACAACTGCTTTTATTAGAGGCCAAAGAATTGAAAACAAAGATTATACAATACTAATGTTTATGGACCCCAGTCATGTAAGAAGGAGACTTTACACCTATGATGTAGCTCTTGTAGGGGCAACATACAATCCTATTTGGCTTATTGGCATGAATGGGATTTTGTTGCTTTTAATCAGTTATATGTATACTAACAGAATCAGTCAACCTATCAACCGCATGAATGAATGCATCATTAGATTATCAAAAGGCCATTATGACGTTGAAAGTCCTGGCAAGGGTATTTATAAAAACGTTGAAGTTGCAATAAATACACTGGCAAAACAGCTCCAAATATCTCAGCAAGAAAGAGCCCTTGCAGATGTCGCTAGGGAGGAGTGGATATCAAATTTATCCCATGATATCAAAACACCTTTAACATCCATGATGGGTTATGGAGAGTTGTTAGGAGATCCTGAGTACCCACTAAGTTCTGAGGAACGAAACAAATACAAAGAAATTATATTAGAAAAAGGCGCTTATATAGAGAATCTTTTAGAGGATTTAAATATGGCCACTCGTTTAAAGCATCAACAACTGCCATTAAATATGGAACCTGTAGAACTTATTTCTGAAATAAAAGTCATTTTAATTGATGTCCTTAATACAGGGTTTAATGAAGAGAATGTGTCCTTTACCCATACTGAGGATCATATAAAACTAAGTGTAGACCGAAGATTATTTAAAAGGGCACTTGTTAATTTAATACACAATGCCTTTGTTCACAATGAAAGACCAGTGTCTGTAAAAGTTCACGTAGAAGTTGAGGATACATCTTGGGTAGCAATCCTCATAGAAGATGATGGTATTGGGGTAAAAACAGAAGAATTACCTAGAATCTTTACACGCTATTATCGAGGAACACATACCAATACAAAAAAGGAAGGTAGTGGTTTAGGTTTAGCCATTGCTAAAGACATCATCGAAGCTCACAAAGGTAATATAACAGTAGAGAAAAGCAGTCTTGGAGGACTTAAAATAATCCTAAAACTAAAAGTGAGTTGA
- a CDS encoding murein hydrolase activator EnvC family protein, which yields MLQKKHIISFIVILFIAISTITGFANQTNTINNQLKDVNNQQQQVNNALKKNDQKQRSITERLQQLEAEIENAENEIEKLKKNINNTEKKITQTTQELTAAEEHIEDKQDVLGERLRVMYKNGTVGYAEVLLNSRDFTELLSNLDMVKRIVDHDVELLKELEEKKALIEDKKAQLENEKRTLMNLRNNVETKQNQLVVSRGQQERLREELKQDRVELAKQLDALEREAKKLEDELRKLQSSGEYVGGKMAWPVPGYSRISSPFGNRIHPILGSQRFHSGIDIPAPTGTPIVAAAAGRVITSGTQGSYGRTIIIDHGGGIMTLYAHNSRLTVSVGTQVTRGQKIAEAGSTGMSTGPHLHFEVRKNGKVEDPIPWVRGN from the coding sequence GTGCTGCAGAAGAAACATATTATTAGTTTTATCGTTATACTATTTATTGCTATATCAACTATAACAGGCTTTGCAAACCAGACCAATACCATTAACAATCAACTTAAAGATGTAAACAATCAACAGCAACAAGTAAATAATGCTTTAAAGAAAAATGATCAAAAACAGCGGAGTATTACAGAACGACTCCAACAATTAGAGGCAGAAATAGAAAATGCAGAAAATGAAATAGAAAAGCTTAAAAAAAATATTAACAATACCGAAAAGAAAATTACCCAAACTACACAGGAGCTAACAGCGGCTGAGGAACATATTGAAGATAAGCAGGATGTATTAGGTGAACGTCTTAGGGTAATGTATAAAAACGGTACAGTTGGATATGCAGAGGTGCTGCTGAATTCCCGAGACTTTACAGAGCTTTTGAGTAATCTAGACATGGTGAAGAGAATTGTAGATCATGATGTTGAATTGTTAAAAGAGCTGGAAGAGAAAAAAGCCTTGATAGAAGATAAGAAGGCTCAATTAGAAAATGAAAAAAGAACCCTAATGAATTTAAGAAATAACGTAGAGACAAAACAAAACCAATTAGTGGTTTCTAGGGGACAGCAAGAGCGATTGAGGGAAGAGTTAAAGCAAGATAGGGTGGAATTAGCTAAGCAATTGGATGCACTGGAGAGAGAAGCTAAAAAATTAGAGGATGAGTTAAGAAAGCTCCAGTCTAGTGGTGAATATGTTGGTGGAAAAATGGCATGGCCTGTTCCAGGATACTCTAGAATTTCATCCCCCTTCGGTAACCGTATCCATCCAATACTAGGTTCCCAAAGATTCCACTCGGGGATAGATATTCCTGCACCTACAGGAACCCCTATTGTAGCTGCTGCTGCTGGAAGGGTTATTACTTCAGGAACTCAGGGAAGCTATGGTAGAACAATTATTATTGATCATGGTGGGGGTATTATGACGCTATATGCCCATAACTCTAGATTAACGGTATCTGTAGGAACTCAGGTTACAAGAGGACAAAAAATTGCTGAAGCTGGAAGTACAGGAATGTCCACAGGACCACATCTACACTTTGAAGTCCGTAAAAATGGTAAAGTGGAAGATCCTATACCATGGGTAAGAGGAAATTAA